A DNA window from Vigna angularis cultivar LongXiaoDou No.4 chromosome 1, ASM1680809v1, whole genome shotgun sequence contains the following coding sequences:
- the LOC108341382 gene encoding coatomer subunit beta'-2: MAKSFEVTELPVRSAKFIARRQWVVAGADDMFIRVYNYNTMDKVKVFEAHTDYNCFLLFQIWNLGSPDPNFTLDAHQKGVNCVDYFTGGDKPYLITGSDDHTAKVWDYQTKGCVQTLDGHTHNVSAVCFHPELPIIITGSEDGTVRIWHSTTYRLENTLNYGLERVWAIGYLKGSRRVVIGYDEGTIMVKLGREVPVASMDNSRKIIWAKHNEIQTVNIKGVGADVEIADGERLPLAVMELGTCDLYPQKVAFVHDLAN; encoded by the exons ATGGCCAAATCTTTTGAGGTTACTGAGTTACCAG TTAGATCAGCCAAGTTTATTGCACGCAGACAATGGGTTGTTGCCGGAGCTGATGATATGTTTATTCgtgtatataattataacacGATGGATAAGGTCAAAGTATTTGAAGCACATACTGATTACaactgttttcttctttttcagaTTTGGAATCTTGGCTCACCTGACCCTAATTTTACATTGGATGCGCATCAGAAAGGAGTAAATTGTGTTGATTATTTTACAGGTGGTGACAAACCATATCTAATCACTGGTTCTGATGATCACACTGCCAag GTATGGGATTATCAGACCAAAGGTTGTGTCCAGACCCTAGATGGTCACACACACAATGTATCTGCTGTATGCTTCCATCCTGAACTTCCTATAATCATTACTGGTTCTGAAGATGGTACAGTACGCATATGGCACTCCACAACTTATAG GCTGGAAAACACATTAAACTATGGCCTTGAAAGAGTCTGGGCTATTGGATACTTGAAGGGTTCACGTCG AGTTGTGATTGGCTATGATGAAGGAACAATTATGGTCAAACTTGGTCGAGAGGTACCTGTGGCTAGCATGGACAACAGCAGAAAAATTATTTGGGCTAAGCATAATGAAATTCAGACTGTCAATATAAAAGGTGTAGGAGCAGATGTTGAG ATTGCTGACGGAGAAAGGTTACCTTTAGCTGTTATGGAGTTGGGCACATGTGATCTCTATCCCCAA AAAGTAGCATTTGTTCATGATTTAGCAAATTAG
- the LOC108342242 gene encoding protein IRX15-LIKE, translating to MKTNSNNAKLILFHPSLHKQSPLPTNATTIFSSYRLSLFFFFLLLSTILFTCTLITTTISSTAASSSAAALSTLPPSVSKALLHYAAASNVSVKPMSSAELAALSKALLLKPRPNFLVFGLTHESLLWAALNHQGRTVFLDENEYAISKFEQSNPGIEAYDVQFTTKVSDFPKLLSQTRAQVQTDCRPVQNLLFSECKLAINDLPNHIYQVAWDVILVDGPRGYSPEAPGRMSAIFTAAVLARSAKAGNTHVFVHDFGREVERVFSDEFLCQENLVELVDSLGYFLVASEVHNVEGAVFCRNSSSSLSSLPSSMGVDEED from the coding sequence ATGAAGACTAATTCCAACAACGCCAAGCTCATACTCTTCCACCCTTCCCTTCACAAACAAAGCCCTCTACCAACCAACGCCACAACAATCTTCTCATCCTACCGCCtctccctcttcttcttcttcctccttttaTCCACAATACTCTTCACCTGCACCCTCATCACCACAACCATCTCCTCCACCGCCGCCTCATCCTCTGCGGCCGCCCTCTCCACTCTCCCGCCCTCCGTCTCCAAAGCGCTCCTCCATTACGCCGCCGCCTCCAACGTTTCTGTCAAGCCCATGTCTTCCGCGGAGCTCGCCGCCCTCTCCAAAGCCCTCCTCCTCAAGCCGCGTCCCAACTTCCTCGTCTTCGGTCTCACCCACGAGTCTCTCCTCTGGGCCGCACTCAACCACCAGGGACGCACCGTCTTCCTTGACGAGAACGAATACGCCATCTCTAAGTTCGAGCAGTCCAATCCCGGCATCGAAGCCTACGACGTTCAGTTCACCACTAAAGTCTCCGATTTTCCCAAACTTCTCTCTCAGACCCGTGCCCAGGTCCAGACCGACTGCCGGCCCGTCCAAAACCTCTTATTCTCCGAATGCAAGCTCGCCATCAACGATCTACCCAACCACATTTATCAAGTTGCGTGGGACGTAATTCTCGTCGACGGGCCCAGGGGGTACTCTCCGGAGGCTCCCGGGCGGATGTCGGCCATCTTCACGGCGGCGGTTCTCGCCCGGAGCGCTAAGGCTGGCAACACTCACGTCTTCGTCCATGATTTTGGGAGAGAGGTGGAGAGGGTTTTCAGCGACGAATTTCTCTGCCAAGAGAATTTGGTTGAGTTGGTGGATTCGTTGGGTTACTTTCTTGTAGCTAGTGAAGTTCACAACGTGGAAGGTGCCGTGTTTTGCAGAAACTCGAGTTCCTCATTGTCGTCATTGCCGTCGTCAATGGGTGTCGATGAAGAGGACTAG